From the genome of Colwellia psychrerythraea 34H, one region includes:
- the ribA gene encoding GTP cyclohydrolase II RibA gives MPAIRARVKLSIKEDIPAEIISFTGLVDDKEHIAIVFKSADKQQKSPLVRVHSECLTGDLFHSSRCDCGEQLDESINIMKDNGGIILYLRQEGRGIGLYNKLDAYLFQEQGIDTYEANRKLGFNDDDRNYDDAINMLKALNVSSLHLLTNNPLKIDAIGKEILIESIQNTKTYLKKDNKNYLLAKYELSDHQLESSLI, from the coding sequence ATACCCGCAATAAGAGCACGGGTAAAGTTAAGTATAAAAGAAGATATTCCGGCAGAAATCATCAGTTTTACTGGTCTTGTTGATGATAAAGAACATATTGCCATAGTATTTAAAAGCGCAGACAAACAGCAGAAATCTCCTTTAGTAAGAGTTCATTCTGAATGTTTGACGGGCGATCTATTCCATTCTTCTCGATGTGATTGCGGTGAACAGTTAGACGAATCAATCAACATAATGAAAGATAATGGCGGGATAATTTTATACCTGAGACAAGAAGGGAGAGGCATAGGTTTATATAACAAACTAGATGCATATCTTTTTCAAGAGCAGGGGATTGATACTTATGAGGCGAATAGAAAACTAGGCTTCAATGACGATGATAGAAACTATGATGACGCAATAAATATGCTCAAAGCACTGAATGTTTCGAGTCTACATCTATTAACGAATAATCCATTAAAGATAGACGCTATTGGCAAAGAAATATTGATTGAGTCGATTCAAAATACCAAAACTTATTTAAAAAAAGATAATAAAAATTATCTTTTAGCTAAATATGAATTATCAGATCATCAATTAGAATCGTCATTAATTTAA